The genomic DNA GGCAAATGACTGGCAACACTCAGAATGCCAATTCTGCTGATGACCTGTATCGGGTGCTACAGCGTCAAAATCAAGTGACTGAAATGCTCATCAAGCAACAGAGTCTGACTCAACTGCCTCACAGAGACATACCAGTATTTACAGGAGATCCTCTGACATACAGGTCTTTCATTAGAGCTTTTGAGCACGCTATCGTTAGCAAGACGGACAGTCAGCAAGATCGCTTGTATTACCTGGAACAGTTTACGAGTGGGGAGCCACTTGAACTCATTCGCAGTTGCGAGCACATGAGACCAGACAGGGCTTACAAAGAAGCCAGAGCGTTACTCAACCGTCATTATGGTGACGAACTGACAATTGCAAATGCTTATATCAAGAAAGCAATGGATTGGCCACAGATAAAGCCAGACGACAGGAAAGGATTGAAAAATTATGCCTTGTTCCTGATTGGATGTAGTAACACAGTAAGTGACGTGGACTACATGGACGAGATGAACAATCCTACCACTATGAAGAGCATCTTGTCCAAGCTTCCATTTAAGCTGAAAGAGAAATGGAGGGGCCATGCCTATGATATTTATGAataacagagaagaagagcCAGATTCCCCGACCTGGTGGACTTTGTGTATCATCAAGCCAAAGTCGTCAATGACCCACTGTTTGGTGATATCTTGGACACCACCGCAGGTAAACAGGTAGACACACGGAAGAAGTCCAGCTCAGGAAAAGGTGAGTCAAAGCGAAGCAGCTTCGCTGTAAATGTGACTGCTACTGAGAAGAGCGCCCCCAAAGGCCAAGCTGAGAAGAAAGCAGGTAAGTCAGGCAGAGCTTTCCAAGGTCCCTGTTTGTTCTGCAAGAAGAACCATGCACTCAGCGCGTGCAATAAgatcaaagaaaaacatcagaatGAAAGATTTGACTTTTTGAAGTCACAAGGGCTTTGTTTTAGCTGTCTGACAGCATGACACCTATCCAAGGACTGTAAGAAAAAGAGCTCATGCCCTGAGTGTTCCTTTAAGCATCCTGCTATCCTGCACGTTGTGAAGGAAGAGTCCACACAAGAAAGGAATAGTGCAGAGGACAGCGCATCGAGTGCAGCTGAAGAAACGAACGCTCTCGTGTCAGcaggatgtggaagatgtgaCCACATTGGGGCCGGGAACAACGCATGTATTCTTCCCATCGTACCTGTGCAGATAAGACACAAGAAGGGCTCAAGTGTAATCAAGACGTATgcgttcctggatcaaggaagCACTGCAACTTTCTGTACTGAGGACTTGGCGAAGAAATTGAACGTCCGAGGAAGGAAGACAGAGTACATTCTTCACACCATGTCACAGGAACAGAAAGTCAGCAGCTATGTCCTAACAGATCTGGAGGTGAGTGGCTTAGATGGACAAGACTACATCAAGCTGCCCAACGTATACACACACCCTGACATACCTGCAAAGAGAACCAATATACCACAGAAGAAAGATTTGGAAAAGTGGTCTTACCTGAACCGAGTCCATCTTCCAAAACTGGAATCAGAGATCGGCCTACTCATTGGTTCCAATGCTCACAAGGCTATGGAGCCATGGGAAATCGTTAACAGCCGAAATGACGGTCCTTGGGCCGTGAAGACTGCGCTAGGGTGGGTGTTGAACAGACCTGTCAGCAAATGTCCAGAGAAAGAATCCGGTAGTGCTGAGGTACAGAGTTTCTCAGTGAATCGCATCTCTGTTCTGAGCATAGAAGACATGTTGATGAGGCACTATGAGGCTGACTTCCCCGAACGCCTCTGTGAGGACAAACAAGAGCCATCACAACATGACAAACAGTTTATGCACACTGTGACGACATCAGCACATCTGATCGGTGGACATTACACCATCAAGCTGCCTCTGAAGGAAGACTCTGTGAGGATGCCATGCAATCGTGGTATAGCTGAGCAACGGCTCAACTCCTTGAAGCGAAAGTTcatcagaaatgcagacttcttTCAAGAGTATAACAGCTTCATGAACAACATCCTGGAGAAAGGCTACGCCACCAGAGTCCCAGATGAGCAGCTGAGTCGCAGTGATGGGAGAGTGTGGTTCATCCCACACCACGGGGTGTACCAcccgaaaaagaaaaaattgagGGTTGTGTTCGATTGCGCGGCAACATACCAAGGAGTGTCGTTGAACGACAGCCTGCTATAAGGCCCGGACCTTACAAACACGCTAATTGGAGTGCTGCTGAGGTTCAGGCAGGAGCCTGTCGCACTGATGGCGGACATCGAATCCATGTTCCACCAGGTGCGGGTTCCAGATGAAGACGCAGACCTGTTGCGCTTCCTTTGGTGGCCAGGCGGCAATCTGAACGAACCAGTGGAAGAGTACAGGATGTGCGTGCACCTATTTGGGGCCACGTCGTCCCCCAGTTGCGCTTCATATGCGCTCAGGAGAACAGCACAAGACGCAGCCACAACTACTTCACCAGAAGCCGCAGAGACAATCCTCAAGAACTTCTATGTGGACGACTGTTTGAAGTCAGTTGCCACTGAAGAGGAAGCTGTGCATCTTGTGAAGGAGCTGACGAAGTTGTGTGCCAGTGGCGGGTTCCACTTAACCAAGTGGGTAAGCAACAGTAGGGCCTTGCTGTGTTCCATTCCTGGCAACGAAAGAGCAGCTGAAGTTAAAGATCTGGACTTGCAGCAGGACGAACTACCAGTAGAACGAGCGTTAGGAGTGCAATGGTGCACAAATTCCGATAGCTTCAAGTTCGGGATTCAGCTGCCTGACAAGCCATGCACAAGACGAGGCATCCTTTCGGTTGTTAGTTCGGTGTATAACCCGATGGGTTTCTTGGCGCCGCTACTCCTGCCCGTCAAGCTCATTCTGAGAAACCTTTGCAAAGACAAAACAGGGTGGGATGAGGAAATCCCGCAGAAGCCACAACAAACATGGAAGAAGTGGCTAGCAGACCTTGACAAGCTGTCGGAGCTCAGCGTGAGCAGATGTTTCAAGTCCAGCTCATTCGGACTAACCAAGGTTGCGCAAATCCACCATTTTTCAGACGCAAGTCAAGATGGATATGGGGTTGTGTCATACCTCCTGCTGACGAATGAGCAggaacagaaacacatttgcttCTTGATGGGAAAGTCCCGAGTCGCTCCGCTCAAACAAGTTACGATCCCAAGAATGGAGTTGACAGCTGCCATGGTCTCAGTCAAGGTTGACCGGGTGCTGAAAGAAGAACTCCAAGTTCCCTTGACACATTCCATCTTCTGGACAGATAGTACGACCGTACTAAGGTACATTGAAAATGAAGCTCTTCGTTTCAAAACGTTTGTGGCTAACCGTGTCTCTTTCATTAGAGAAGCCACCACAAGAGCTCAATGGAAGTATGTCAACACCTCCCAGAACCCAGCTGATCAAGCTTCAAGAGGCTTAAAGATCGAAAGTTTTATGTCAAGCGACAACTGGTTTCAAGGGCCTAGCTTCCTGAGCGAGCCAGATGACTGGCCAGAGCAACCTGAGCAGTCTACTTACCTGTCAGAAAGTGATGAAGAGGTGAAGACATCCGCTGCTGTATCATGCATGAATCCAGTGGTCGACAACACAGATCCAGTGAACCAACTTGTGGAGTATTACTCTAGCTGGTACAGACTAAAAAAGGCAACTGCTTGGATTCTGCGCCTAAAAGAGATACTGCAACACCTGCgtgagaaaagaaaggaatTAGAGAGCGCTGTGAAAGAATCTGAAcatgacacagggaaacacaaaccAATGGTTGAAGAACAAATGAACATCTGTAAAAAGAACCTGGAAAAGCGAATGCTCACAGTTAAAGAGTTATCCAGAGCAGAAATGGAGCTGATCAAGTACAGCCAGAGACAGACTTACGCTGAAGAAATAAAAGCTCTACAGCAAGGAAACAAAAGTGTGAAAAGAACCAGCCCAATTTTTAAATTGGATCCATGCCTGCTGAACAGATCAGCGATGCCTGAGGAGGCCAAGCATCCTGTCCTTCTGTCGAAACAGCACAGAGTAGCCTACCTCATTCTCCACCATACACACCTAGAAACCGGATGTGGCGGCAGAAATCTTGTCCTGGCAAGATTATGACAACGATACTGGATACCTAGAGCTAAGGCAGCAGCCAGAACAGTGATCACAGAGTGCAACCTCTGCAAAAGACTGCATGCAAAGGCTGGGGAGCAGAAAATGGCAGACTTGCCACAAGATCGACTGCTACCTGACAAACCGCCTTTTACCAACACAGGCATGGACTACTTTGGTCCTTTCGAGATAAAAAGAGGACGAGCCAAGGTCAAACGATATGGAGTGCTCTTCACATGTCTGACAGTCAGAGCAGTGCATATAGAAGTTGCATACTCCCTCGACACGGACTTGTGTATCAACGCTCTGCGTCGGTTCCAAGCCAGACGAGGCCAAGTATCAATCATTCGTTCCGACAACGGCACTAACCTGGTCGGCGCAGAGAGGGAGTTGAGACAAGCCTTGAAAGAACTGGACCAGACCCGCATCAAGGAAGCTATGATGCAGAAGGGAGTGCAATGGCTGTTCAACCCGCCTGCTGCATCTCATCATGGCGGCATTTGGGAACGTCAAATTCGTACCGTGAGGAAGGTCTTACGCTCTGTTGTGAGGCAACAATCATTAGACGAGGAAGGACTACAGACCTTTCTGTGCGAAGTTGAGAGCATCATCAATGGGAGACCAATTACCACCAACACAGATGACCCCAACGACCTTGTGACCCCAACGACCTTGAGCTGTTAACCCCAAATCATCTACTCCTGTTGAAGGCGCAACCCAGCATGCCACCTGGTGTGTTCAGTAAAGATGACGTCTATGCGCGGCGGCGCTGGAGACAAATCCAGTACATGACGGATTTATTCTGGAGGAGGTGGACCCAGGAGTATCTGCCACTTCTGCAAGAGCGGCAAAAATGGCTTGGATTGAAGAGGAGCTTCAAGGTTGGAGACGTCGTCCTTGTCGCGGATCCATCCCTGGCTAGGAATTGCTGGATGCTGGGCAGAATCACCAAAGTTATGCCTGACTCCAGAGGGGTGGTCCGAAGTGCTGAAGTCCGGACGAAGACCAGCACCATCCAAAGACCAATAACCAAAATTTGTTTATTGCAGGGAGAAGAATAAAGAAAGAAGGGAAAGACTTACCTGAATAGACATATACTTACCTGTAGATAAAGAAGATTAGACTTACATGAAACCTgaaaagagaggagaaagtTAATGATAAGTTAATGGTGTAAGATATGTTGTAGAAGAATGGTAATGGCTCTGAGTTTAAGTTTAAGTTGATAATTGCCATGCTAAGGCCTAGTCAATTAGGGGCCGGGATATGTTAgagccattttttttgtttgaaataaaatgtttatttatgtacATAGATTTTATATTTGAGATTAATATTTTGCAGAATTTTAGGCTTATTTAGACACTTAGGAATTATCGTATGCATATTTAGTATTATACgaattaattttgtatttttgaagttttacctAGATGCTAAATactgtggtgcattttgatTGGCTATTGGTTTAATATAAAACCGTCAGGACGCATGAAGAACGTCAGTGGAGAAGCCGCGAACCCTAGGAGCACCACAGTCTTTTGACCGTCACGTTTCAGATACGTTACGTTATGGATTCCCCATGGGAATCCATAACGTAACCAGCCGGgtgtgtagtcggaccagaggaaagagggttcccctgcTTTCCTCTGGTCATGttattatttcatgaaaaatattacctCATCTATAAAAAAAGTGTTGATGGTGCAACAAAAGGTTGGAAAAGCAAGAAACAGCTTGAGGAACGTTTGGCAACAAATTAGCTTAACTGGGAACAGCTCAGTAACAGAACTGGTATAAAAAGATGTTAGAGAGGCCGAAACTCTCAATGCATAACATCATGAAAACACTCTGTaaacctttttgtttatttctaaaacatttacaaaattaaactctatttgctttaaatttgaaatgtttttcttcaaaaaactaaataaaattaaatggcTCTAAATTTTCTACTATCAGCTCAAGTTAATGACGTCATGTGTCTCGGTGCTTCTGCATCCTCAGGATGAGTAACTGAAACTGTTACAGAGCTTAACGAACATCATTGAGACtgaaagctactttcagctttCTCGTCTCAAGGATTCAGATGCAGCTCCACAGGAGATTTCTCTCTACAACTGGAATTGAACTAGCAACCACTCACCTGTCAAGCAAATGTGTGAACAACACACCATGGAGACACACATTGTTTCAAGCCTGTCAGTCGATTAATAAGAATCTTGTGACACATACAGACAACAGCCCACGTCTAACATTAACAAACAATAtcacaggaagaggaaacaacaaaggtaaataataaagtaatgCAGAGTAATGAGCTGTTATGGTTTTATTAACAATgaggataaaaacaaacagcgaGCCCCTCAGTCAGCTGTGGAGGTGCAGGATATTTATTCAGTACTTattctgaatattttttataggttctttattattatcagtAGTAGTAATGGTAGTAGTGTTCAGTATGTCATCAAGAGTGGTTAAAATGACCTGACTGTGATGATCCCCTTTgtggaagtaaaactaaactgaattacAGAAACAAGTTCTCAAAAAAAGTTTATTAGATCAAAATTACACCTAAATACAGGAAACATGTCTCAAtaacacagtaaaataaattaattagacAATTATGCAGGGAaatatgaaacaataaaaaactattaTTTCAGCAGATTTGTTCAATTGTAAAACTGTTACATGTCTGATTTCTTCTAAATTTGCTattaaatttgatttcattatttcatgtGATGCTGTGAGGCTGCAGGACGAGGACACAACACGCAGACTCCAGAGACTGAACGAAAACTCTTAAACAGCCTTATTGCTGGGAACACACTGAATAACAGAGCAGATCCAAATACAGGGAACTCAGACTGAAGAGGAAGCAGGGAACACACAGTGTAAGGAGCTGATGATGACACGACACAACACGGGAAATGCACACAACACCCACAACACACCAGGTAATTAGGGAGAAACCACCAGGGAACACAGGTGATCAAGGAAgcaaaatcaaacacagcatgCAAGAAACCAGACACATCacaataagacaggaagtgacaaacacTGAGACAAGATGGACCAGAACAGACTGGACATGGAAAAGAACAATCATAAAACAAGGAGCCCAGACAACTCAAAAGCAGAAgaatatatcacacataaagacaaagaaaagaactaGAACATAAATCATCTCAAATCCAAAATAGCAAACTCATAAAACTCAAGGCCCTGGATCCAAGACCCAGGCACCATCACGATGTAGCAGGACAGTTTCTTTCTCAGTATTTTGAGCGCTttcaaagcatcacactgtggCTGGACTGAAGCTTTAACTATGGCATGAATTCACACTGTACCAGAGCACATGTCACACAGCTGTGAACTGTACATGTGTGaagacacatttatttacacagagaagaaaacagtgttaaaagcactttgaaaGAAAGATGTTTGTCCTAAAACTGATGAAGCGATAAGAGAGAGGCCTAAGAAAAAGAGAACAATGGTCACAGAGCTCAGTGATCAGTGTAACTCCCTTTGTGTTTGTACAAAATCCTCAAGTTTTAGGCTGTTTGTAAAATAATCTCCTGAACATACTGTGAGGAAATATCTTGATGGTCTCTTTCACAAACCTATAAGCCTGTGTTTTAGAGTCAGGCAGTcagactatgtataaaaatgtctgtgattcctaaagagctgatgtaatacttttgttaaactccttgaattaaagcagaaTGTCTGCAGTTCAGTCACATCTTAACTGtaagatttaaaatccactgtggtgatgtatAGAAGCTGCCCACCAAGTTACTGACCTAACCATGTTTTAACTGACCCCTATCACAGTGATAGTAATGTATAAGTGACAGAGAGACTTCATTTGATCAATTTATTCAAGGATGGAAATATTTTATCTCAAATATTTttgtagaaaagaaaagaaaagaaaagaaaatgcaactCTAAGCAAAGAATTGCTCTGACAGCATCACTCTGTAGCTGGACTGAGGGCTTATTTACAGTATGAATATGACTCTGCCAGAGTTTATGTTTATGCCACAGACAGCTCTGTATGTGAGAGGTTCACAGCTCACTCACACATCAGCACAAGTCCTCTGTTGTTTGTGGTTTCTGTATATGAAAAATACCTCTGACTTGATTCACACATCTCAGTGAAACTAGAAAACAGCTTGTTGTTCAGTTTGATCGTGAACAGATAACTTGTGACTTTTGTACAAACAGACTTCACATGTCCAGCTTCTGTGAGGAGGACTGAAAATGACGGTAGCTGTAAATTAAAGCTCAAAGTCATAAACTGACGTTCAGGAGAGTCTCGATCCTTTCCAGCTGCTTCTGGTTCAAACTGACATCCTCTCGCTCTGTGTAGGCCATTtataaaagacacaaacagaattaaagtacaaaaaaatgttGGTGCTGTGAAAAATGTACATAAATACAGAATGCAATTATCTGCACATCTCATAAATCCACATTTACTATAGACCATAGAAAGCATatgaaatgtttaaattgagacatgttattatttcatgaaaaatattacctcaaaaaaaaaaagtgttgatgGTGCAACAAAAGGTTAGAAAAgtaagaaacagctggaggaacattttgcaacagcTCAGTAACAGAACTGGTATAAAAGGCCGAAACATCATGAAAACACTCTGAGAATCCAGAGAAATCTGTGTGTGCGAGGAACAAGGCCAACGGCTGCTTGCAGATGTgcaaaggcaccatcaatgctgaaacttggtttatttatattaaaaatactgTCAGTTGTTTGGCACACTTACTCACTGTAAAGGCAGCAGTGAATAACAAATACCATCTGCATGGCACTGTGGTTATTTGTCCttacatttgcattttgtttccTATTCACAAACAGAAGTGTTAAAGTTTCTTAGAATTGGTGCACTGGTGACATTGGTGTTGAGGTGGTGCTactgaaaactgaagcacagagaGCTCAGTGTTATTTGTTCCACTGTGACAGAAGTGAACTGTAACCTGAGCTGCAGTAGACGTGATCTCTGCTCATTTCTCGTCTTCACTCCTCATTGGGTAAGAACTTGTTTCCTTGCACAGCTCACACAGTGCCAGCTGTCATTGATTTCTCTTTAGATAAATATTCAGTCAGATGAGGTTCATTCACCTGGCCACTGTATGAACTCACTGCAACAAATCTGATGTTTCAGAGAATTTCCTTCAGTGAGGATCTTCACCGACTGCTGCCTCAAACAGTCGAATCCTACAAACATCGTGGCTGCTCAAGCCAACAAACCACTCTGTAGCTAAGTGAAAATCAGGGAAAAGGTGAGACATCTCTGCTAGTTGTTGCTTGCTATCATCTGATTTGCAGTATTAAATGTGTATTGTAATTGTGTAGACATGgtttaaatgataaaatgtttctgaaacaaaaataattaataaaaaaaagatgtgcgctcattctgtttttctttttctttgccacAGAAATACAATGAAAGCTTCCATTTTCCTGTTGGTGGCGCTCTCTGGAGCTGTGCTCTGCATGACTGACATACGTGTAGAGAAATTCAAAAACCAGCATATCATCAGCAACGTCCCACAAGGAAGGTGTGATTATCTGATTAAAGAAAGGCACATCAGAGATTATGATAACAACTGTAAGTCAAAGAATACCTTCATCATTGGTAACTATCAGCAAGTTAGAACAATCTGTAATCCAGATAATTATGTTGGCCCTCCCAATTTTTATAGAAGTCCCAGAAGTATGGACATTCTGCATTGTGAACTGAGCAGTAGAGCAAATGATAATCCTTGTAGTTACCAAAACAAGAGGATGAAAAGGCAAATTACAATTGCATGTGATAATATCAATaattttcttcagcctgtaCACTTTGAATGTTGTTGAGCTGTTGTGTACATGCTGTGATCTTTAAACATCACTTCATGATGTTGCTGTGGAGATgcttttaaagactttaaatttgcttaaagtaataaaaaaacaaggaaCTGGTTTCCAGTGAATGTGGAAAAATACCACAATCACAAGAGTTATGGCAGCGTCCTTTAGACTTCACTTTCTTGTCTCACTTGCTTACAAATGGCAGAAAAACATGTTGCTGCTGGTAACTTTGTCAGTCTGGACTGAGCAGGCGAATGTTTCCTCTGCTCATTTGTTCTCCTGGTCATCACAGGTCAGTGATGCGtccagaaccaaaaaaaaaaaagagaagaaaaaaaaatgcataaatgaaCACTGTTGTCCTTTAGCACACTCCCACACAATGTAACCCTCCAGTTCAGTTATGCTTATAGCTGCTGTGCATTTGGCTAATTTCTTCTATGTTTCGAGTGTTTATgcatattatgtttgtaaaatgTGTCAAGTCAGTCTGAGGTCGTTCGTTAGCAGCAAACTTACCGAGAGAAGAAAACCAGAAAGTACCGTTAACACAAACGTTAGTGAGTACAGTATATGTGGATGTAGGCTTCTTCCATTAAATTGATCCATTAACATGATAATGTGGGtttctttctgtatttgtttatgGAAAAGGatgtattttcttttgattCTTTTGTGTTGATACTGTTTGATTGATGGTGAACAATAGTGGATGAATTTGTGGATCTTTGCTTGTTCTTGTGTAATAAATTCTGGCAAAACTGgccagcaaacagcagcacgTTTCCTCCTGTTTTACAGAACTGTCATCTGTTTTCACGCCCACTGTTACAGATCCTGTTACACATGCAGTCTTTTATTTTACGAAGTTACCTGATAACTAACCTGGACGTTTCACtctactttaaaaacaaacaaacaaaacaatttaaacaaaaaaggaaaaagtagaCCCTCTTTCAAATCTAAATTTAAATGATCTGTTCATAAAGTTAGATAAATACAACCCGAgatgaacaataacacatgaaCTAAGATAAAATCATTAAATGCACCTGATTAAGTGATGATCAgtgagtgtgagcacctctgtaaGAGCAAAGGTTTGTGTTAACCTAATTTCACAATCAGCCACACCTCTGTCATGGTGCAGGACAGTGCAGAAAACTAAGCAGCTTCCTCTTCTGGGTTAAACTCATTAAGAAGACACATAAGACACAAGTCACTGTGGCAACACACTGCCTCTTCTTCCAGTGCACTTCTAATGAGGACAGTTGACaacaaatgtgtgtttgctgttttctaGAGAGCAAAAGAAATTtttgcttatctggggctgggtcatgggggcagcagactaagcagagaagcccaggcctccctctctccacccacctccaccagctcatccgagGGGACCcgaaggcattcccaggccagccaggagatataatctctccagcgtgtcctgggtctacctcggggcctcctcctggtaggacatgcccggaacacctcaccatAGTCAGaaacacctcaactggctcctttcaatgtggaggagcagcggctctactttgagcccct from Archocentrus centrarchus isolate MPI-CPG fArcCen1 chromosome 2, fArcCen1, whole genome shotgun sequence includes the following:
- the LOC115798882 gene encoding uncharacterized protein LOC115798882 — translated: MADIESMFHQVRVPDEDADLLRFLWWPGGNLNEPVEEYRMCVHLFGATSSPSCASYALRRTAQDAATTTSPEAAETILKNFYVDDCLKSVATEEEAVHLVKELTKLCASGGFHLTKWVSNSRALLCSIPGNERAAEVKDLDLQQDELPVERALGVQWCTNSDSFKFGIQLPDKPCTRRGILSVVSSVYNPMGFLAPLLLPVKLILRNLCKDKTGWDEEIPQKPQQTWKKWLADLDKLSELSVSRCFKSSSFGLTKVAQIHHFSDASQDGYGVVSYLLLTNEQEQKHICFLMGKSRVAPLKQVTIPRMELTAAMVSVKVDRVLKEELQVPLTHSIFWTDSTTVLRYIENEALRFKTFVANRVSFIREATTRAQWKYVNTSQNPADQASRGLKIESFMSSDNWFQGPSFLSEPDDWPEQPEQSTYLSESDEEVKTSAAVSCMNPVVDNTDPVNQLVEYYSSWYRLKKATAWILRLKEILQHLREKRKELESAVKESEHDTGKHKPMVEEQMNICKKNLEKRMLTVKELSRAEMELIKYSQRQTYAEEIKALQQGNKSVKRTSPIFKLDPCLLNRSAMPEEAKHPVLLSKQHRVAYLILHHTHLETGCGGRNLVLARL